Genomic DNA from Lactuca sativa cultivar Salinas chromosome 8, Lsat_Salinas_v11, whole genome shotgun sequence:
CCTGACGTCAGAGGTAAGTAATTCTCAATCTCAAGAGCATGTTGATTCTCCCATTGTTTCTGAGTCATCTACTAACTGTGAAACTCATGAAAATGTTGAAGCTCCTGATTTGCCTAACCATACGACAGAACACGAGTCATCACAGGTTGAACAAGCCAGATATGTTCTACCCCCAAGATCCAACAGAGGAGTTCCTCCAAAAAGATACTCTCCCGAGAAGGAAGCTCGAAGTTCTCAATACCCGATGGCAAACGTGGCAGCCGGAAATTTATCACAAGAAGCCCAGGCTTTTGCCACATCTCTATGCTATGAAGAAATTCCAACTACAGTTGAACAAGCTCTTGAGTCTAAGGACTGGAGAAAGGCTATGAAAACTGAAATGGATGCACTGAATAAAAATGACACATGGGAAAAATGTACCCTTCCTCCTGGAAAAAAACCAGTAGGATGTCGTTGGGTCTTCACTATAAAGTATAAGCCGGATGGAACCATTGAAAGATACAAAGCCCGACTTGTAGCAAAGGGATACACTCAAACTTACGGAATTGACTATTCCGAGACATTTTCTCCCGTGGCCAAAATCGACACAATTAGGGTCCTATTCTCTATAGCTGCAAATAAAGGTTGGCCTCTCCTTCAATTTGATGTAAAAAATGCCTTTTTACATGGAGAACTTAAAGAAGAAGTCTATATGGAACCCCCTCCCGGATTCAAGGGAGACTCTAAAGAAGTATGTCGCTTGAAGAAATCCTTATATGGATTAAAACAGTCTCCTCGTGCTTGGTTTGGCAGGTTTACTTTAGCCATGAGAAAATATGGCTTCAAACAGAGTAACTCAGATCATACTCTGTTCCTTAAACGGAGGAATGGACTTGTAACATGTTTAattatttatgttgatgatatgataATCACAGGTAATGATGAGGAAGAGATGAAAAGGTTAAAGATAAATCTATTCAAAGAATTCGAAATGAAGGATCTGGGAAGACTTAAATATTTCCTTGGAATCGAAGTCCTGAGGTCCAGGCAGGGGATTTTTATCTGCCAAAAGAAATACGTCCTTGACCTGCTGGCAGAAACAGGGATGATAGATTGCAAACCTGTGGATACTCCTATGATGGTGAACCAAAAGCTCTATATGGAGGAAAAGGCTAAGTTGGCCGACAAGGGAAAATATCAACGGATAGTAGGTAAACTAATATATCTCTCACATACCCGGCCTGACATTGCTCACGCAGTGGGAGTGGTGAGCCAATTTATGCATCAACCTCAAGTTACCCATATGGAAGCTGTGTGGAGAATTATCAGATATCTCAAAGGGACACCTGGTCATGGAGTCCTGTTCAAGAAAAATGGGCATCTAGAAACCCAAATATATACCGATGCGGACTGGGCAGGGGATAAAGGAAATCGGAGATCAACATCTGGTTACTTTACCCTTGTTGGTGGGAATCTTGttacttggaggagcaagaaacAAAAGGTGGTGGCTCTTTCAAGTGCCGAAGCAGAATTTCGAGGAATAGCACGCGGTCTAGCAGAGATACTTTGGATACGGAAACTCTTGACAGAAATCGGGTACCCTCCAACCCAATCCAGCAAAATTATGTGCGATAACGAAGCAGCTATTCAAATTTCAGAGAATCCAGTCCAACATGATCGCACAAAACATGTTGAAGTAGACCGACACTTCATCAAAGAAAAACTTGAAAAAGGGATAATTGAACTTCCGTTTGTCCGCTCAGAAGACCAACTCGCAGATATATTAACAAAGGCGGTCAATGGAAAAACTTTTAATCATTGTCTTGGCAAGTTGAGTATCGAAAATCCCACTACTCAACTTGAGGGGGAATGTTGAAATATTTGATTAAAATACTCCATCATCTCCCAAAATAGACCATTGACCTTTCAAGCCACTTCTGGTCCTAGCTAATTGCCAGCCATTCTTTCCAATGCAATTTATTGTATTTTCCTTATTTAGTTTTTTGTATAGACTATATATTCTGTACGTAAGCTTGTACGTAAGCTTGTTCATATACATAAAAAAGAAATAAGAAAAGAATTTCTGCTTTCTCTTCCATTCCTCTCATCATCATGGTCAACAGCTAGAAGATACTCCAAGTATGCTTTAGTTAGGTGTTTGATGCTTCAAATCTACTATAAGAAATTATGGGAATCTCCCCTTTCAGACTATTAGCTCTGGAGAATTCTTCTTAAGACTTGTCTTATAGTTAAAACGTAAACTGATTCTATCTTAGGAACCCTAGGAGAAAATACGTATAAGATGCTTATATCAATCTACAGACAATCTTCAAATCGAGTTAAAACTGTTCTTGAGAAAACTAGTTACACTGAATTTTGTTTGTCATTCAAGTCTACATTATATCATTAATCAATACAGAGTGGATTTTAAAGAAGTCTGAATTTGAGTTTTAAAACAACCTGGACAACTGATTTGCGTCACATGTCGCAAAAAGGTCAGTGATTAGTGCTAATAAAAAAACTGTTACAACTATAATGCAATAACTTGAACTCATAATGCGCCCAGACGAGTTGTGAGATCAAAGAATGTGTGCTCACTACATGGGATTGTGAGGCCACCCATTGGATGGTCATATCCATACTCTTCCTCTGCCTGATGTAATAAGTCTTGAAATGAAGGTTGGCTTAACATCGACACAGGAACCACAAAGCGCTTCTTTTCTTGCTCTTTCTCCCCAACATAAACTGCAAAATAGCCTTTTGGTAAATCCATTGTTGATGTGCGTGTTCCATTTGACAAAGATCTTTGGAGAATGTGTTTTGCTTGAATGATCCGAGGCATACG
This window encodes:
- the LOC111903741 gene encoding auxin-induced protein 15A, giving the protein MGIRMPRIIQAKHILQRSLSNGTRTSTMDLPKGYFAVYVGEKEQEKKRFVVPVSMLSQPSFQDLLHQAEEEYGYDHPMGGLTIPCSEHTFFDLTTRLGAL